From Miscanthus floridulus cultivar M001 chromosome 15, ASM1932011v1, whole genome shotgun sequence, the proteins below share one genomic window:
- the LOC136507339 gene encoding uncharacterized protein yields MLDPTIRNVRFKKVLIDGGSALNILFAEALTELGLTKDDLILVDSPFWGIVPRRVSQSLGQITLPVQFGPADHFHTEYVNFVADFDTAYHAILGRLALTKFMAVLHYVYMVLKIPTEQGILTLRANVSTSYDCEQEGIAIAKAIDLSTRMEVCITNSKNILEKEQAIPTQEPPWSVTKYKDTKEVELVIGDRSRMARIGAHLNPK; encoded by the coding sequence ATGCTAGATCCAACCATCCGCAACGTGcggttcaagaaggtcctcatcgacggtgggagtgccctcaatatcctcttcgccgaagccctaactgagttaggcCTCACAAAGGATGATCTCATCCTTGTTGATTCTCCATTTTGGGGTATTGTACCTCGTAGAGTGTCCCAATCTTTGGGACAGATCACCTTGCCAGTCCAATTTGGCCCCGCTGACCACTTCCATACTGAGTATGTGAACTTCGTGGCAgactttgacaccgcctaccacgccatccttggccgactagctctcaccaagttcatggccgtactcCATTATGTCTACATGGTATTGAAGATCCCAACGGAGCAAGGCATTCTCACCTTGCGTGCCAATGTCTCCACTTCCTACGACTGTGAACAAGAAGGAATCGCCATCGCCAAAGCAATAGACCTCTCAACCAGAATGGAGGTTTGCATCACCAACTCTAAGAATATCCTAGAAAAGGAGCAGGCGATCCCTACTCAGGAGCCACCTTGGTCTGTGACTAAGTATAAAGACACAAAGGAGGTTGAGCTCGTGATCGGCGATAGAAGCAGGATGGCCCGGATCGGGGCCCAtctcaaccccaaatag